In a single window of the Bacteroidota bacterium genome:
- a CDS encoding endonuclease domain-containing protein: MKYADLKKITRGLRNNQTKEEIILWQFLRKRQVDVRKFLRQHPIIYESNRKELFFFVADFYCAEEKLVIELDGKIHDYQKEYDKWRDEIIQSKGIQMLHFKNEELKNVNEVPTKIVSCFNSSDPPQPLPHVGGA, translated from the coding sequence ATGAAGTATGCAGATTTGAAGAAGATAACTCGTGGTTTAAGGAATAACCAAACCAAAGAGGAAATAATTCTTTGGCAATTTCTTCGAAAGCGCCAAGTTGACGTACGGAAATTCTTAAGACAACACCCAATAATTTACGAATCGAATCGAAAAGAACTATTCTTTTTTGTGGCTGATTTTTATTGTGCAGAAGAAAAACTGGTGATTGAGTTGGATGGGAAAATCCATGATTATCAAAAAGAATATGATAAATGGAGGGATGAAATCATTCAATCCAAAGGAATTCAAATGCTTCACTTTAAAAATGAGGAATTGAAAAATGTGAATGAGGTGCCTACTAAAATTGTAAGTTGCTTCAATTCTTCTGACCCACCCCAACCACTCCCTCACGTGGGAGGGGCTTAA